CCTGAAGGTTTCGATGCTCTGTCAACTAGCAAAGCAAGTCAGCAAAAGCTGATTGTTGACAGACATAATACCCTCAGAAGAGGAGTGAAACCAACTGCCAGCAACATGTTGAAGATGGTAAGTTGTGTCATGTAAATCTATTTTTAATCAGTAATGGCCTCTATGAGAGATACAGAACTGTATGCAAAGTCACATTATTTTATTTACCCACAAATTCACTCTCCAGACCATTCCTAAGGATTGAGCATGGCCAACACCAAGAGAAACATAAAGCTGGGTGGGtggaaaaaaagtctggaaaatgtTGTGGTGTATGAACACTAATGTCTCtttcttttggaggaaaaaaaaaaaaaggaaaaggaggagccATGGCATTGTTCATTTCTTTCTGATGTATTCTTCATCAGTCTTCACAGTTTCTATTCTCCTGGGTGCATAGTAACTTTATTCCTACTCCCCTTACCCCTCccaaaaggggaagaaaaggattttgtaTATGATTTTCTGATTTGAAGTGTAATTTCCAAATGTTGTTCCTTCATAAGGGGTTATTAATTGGTACCTGTCTGAATGACTAATATCTTCTTCTTTCATTAAGGAATGGTGTCCTCCAGCTGCAAAGAATGCCCAAGAATGGGCCAGTCAGTGTACTTTGAGTCACAGTCCTGGTAACATGCGGAGAACCAGTAAGTGACGCATGAGTGCTAACTGAATAATGTCATACATGTTAACATGTTATTGATGtgaacagtttgggggttttttgtttggttggttttttaatgccGTTCATATTCAATGTGATTTTGTTGGTGTATGGGACAAAGGCAAAATTCTAAACATAAATCTGTCCAGTAAGTGAGAAAAGTTCAATTCCATTCTCATCCCAATTGCATCAGTTTTACATCCTACTTTCTTCAGTcggtgaaaaaaaatcatagcgaGAAAGGATATTCTCCCAAAATACCCATCAGAAAGAAGAGAATCTAGACCCAGTTAACTGCAGAAATCAGCTTGCATGTGGTGGATGAAACTGGGAAGGAAGGGGCAAAGGGTGAAGGTCTAAAACTGGCTGGTGGTGCTAAGCATAATTTCCAAGACAAGACTCTGGCAACTTGCAACTTATAACTATTTTGGAGGCTCATATAAACACTTCAGTCATTGGATATTGAAGTTACAGCTATACTAGGTTTACAATAGCCATGATCAGTGCCCAGTGTGATGTTGACTGACTTCTGTCTATAATGTAAGTTGTGAACGATCCTTCAGTCCCCACACTTTTTGCCTAAAACCCAAATCCTCTGGTTCTTGCAAAGGTGAATCCCAGATGACAACTAATGTGTATGCAGTAGGGTTGGACCTGAATAAAAACAGTGGATGAAGACAGTGTAGACACCTTCTTGTGTACCAGAAGTAAGCTTTGAATTATCGGGATTTTCCCAAGATTACCGAGCTGTGACCTGAATAATGACTAGGTTGCTAACTTTCAAATAGCAAAATTACAGTCATGAATCTGTGGTGCAGATCTACACGTGTATCTACAGACATGCAGAAGGTCTGTCAACAGCCAAACTACCAGCCAAACAGGCTGGCCACGCTGCAAACTGGTCAAGTGACAACTTCAGTATTGACAAAGGGTGATGtcactgaactggaaaaaaacccaagcctgctGTCCCATCTGGGATGAGAACTTCCATGGAAATCATACCacctttttgctgtgtttttctcacACTTGTATCTTTTATGCATTTCTCaatacttttctgttttcagctgtacAATGTGGTGAAAATCTCTTCATGTCATCCGCCCCTTTCCCATGGTCAGATGTTATTGAGGCCTGGTACAACGAGAAGAAAGATTTCAAATATGGAACTGGAGCAAAAACACAAGGTGCTGTGATTGGCCATTACACTCAGGTAGATGCAAATCTTTTATATTTTAGgctgaataaataaatatctgtatCTTAGCTAAGCAGCTTTTATCCTCTCATTATCTTTAAAGGGAGTAAGTACAATGGAGACATGAGAGTTATTCTGACAAAACAAGATGAAAACTTTCAAAGtaacagaattaaaatgaaaataataggcTAAGTGTCTTTATGGAGTAAAGATACTGGTATTTCAAAACTTCAGGAAGAAGCAAAGGGAAGAAactcatttgtttgtttaacatCTGACAATTGCTCAGACACTGGAAGAATAAGGTTATTAAAGTACCAGGAAGGAAATATAAATAGGTTTGTTACAGTCTACAGAGTTCCATTGACTCAGAGAGTTTCCAGTTGGACAATGGCTTATGACAACCTCTGTTCACCTGCACGAAACACAGGATATAAAATTTTACATCATGATTCCTACATCTTCTTCAACAGTTTTAATTGAATAAAAACATGTATAATTAAGACACTTTAACTCAAATgctttatgtatatatatgtgtgataaattattatcattatatcCTAAATGTTCTTTGGTTCAGGGgtgaaagcaggggaaaaaaatgggtttttcCAGCAAAGTGGGGACTTATATTTTACTATAAAGGGTAAATAAAGTGACTTAACTTGGttgcaaatgtttctgtaaaGCATATTGTACTTAAATGATtttcaaatgtatattttttcattCTCCCATGATTTTTGTTCTTATACCTACAGATGGTTTGGTACAATTCTTATCAAATTGGATGCGCTGTCGCTTTCTGTCCCAACAGtaaatacaaatacttttatGTCTGCCAGTACTGTCCCATGTACGTATTGATCTGATTCTGGAACTTCTTACTACATTACCAAAATTGGTCAGGAGATAGTGAAATTTCTAATAGGGCACATAACCCATAGCTGAGGAACAGGTTTGAAGAGTATATTAGGAATATGAAAAGACAGAAACATACTCATCAAAAGAATTGTCAAACAAGCAAAAGCATAAAACACATAACAGTGACACTGATTTTCAGATTAAATTTCATTTGCCTAGAACTCCTAGTTTTCATAATAGTaaatcataaataaatattttccacattCTACTTGAAATCTTGGTTCAGAAAGACATATTAACACGTACAGTACAGTGAAGACTATAATTAATACCAAAAACTTTAGTGGGAATTTTAAGGCAGAGTGATGATTTCATAAACtctctaaaatttattttctcattcaCATTGTAATATATTGcagtgggttgaccttggctgactGCCAGTAgtccaccaagctgctctatcactccccttcctcaacaagacagagggagaaaaaatatgacaaaaagctcatgggtcaagataaggacagggagatgactcaccagttaccatcacaggcaaaacagaattgacttggggaaattaatttattaccagagtaggataatgagaaataaaaacaaatctaaatTCCTTCtgcccatccctcccttcttcccaagctcaacttcactcccaatttctccacctcctccccttgagcagcacagggggatggggaatgggggttgcagtcagttcatcatacgttatctctgccactccttcctcctcacactcttcttctgctccagcatggggtctctcccacgggagacagtcctccatgaacgtctccagtgtgggtccttcccacgttGGAGTTCTTCATGAacagctccagcgtgggtcccttccacgggctgcagtccttcaggcacagactgctccagtgtgagtccctTGCAGGgttacaagtcctgccagaaaacctgctccagtgtgggctctccatggggtcacaacctcctttgggtgcatccccctgctccggcatggggtcctccatgggctgcaggtggagatctgctccaccatggacctccctgggctgcagggggacagcctgcctcaccatggtcttccccaccacgggctgcaggggaatctctgctccggtgcctggagcatctcctcccctccttcttcactgaccttggggtctgcagggctgttgctctcacatgttgtcactcctctcttctggttGCTGTTGCACAACAGTTTTTACactttcttaaatacgttatcacagtCACTGATTGGCTCAACTTTGGGCAGCAGCGGGTCCAACCCGGAGCTAGCTGGCACTAGCTCTGTCTGAAACAGGGGCAGCTTCTggtatcttctcacagaagccacccctgcaaaTTCCACCTTCCACCCCCTCCACTACTGAAACCTTTCCAGATAAACCcaacacatatataaaaattgttTGGCATATAACCAAATACTGTAAATTAATATATGTATGCATCTGTATGATTAAGTTTTATTCTCAGATATGTTATAGTGACTTTATAGCTTATGTTGGTAATGTTGATGTTTCAGGGGGAATCTACAAAGTTCAATTCAGACACCCTACAAAGAAGGAGAACCCTGTGGTGATTGCCCTAATGCTTGTGAGAACGGATTATGCAGTAAGTTTTAAGCATTTTAATTGTGACTTGGGTAAAgttgatgctttaaaaaaatacaattaatttatGCAAATGGAAGGGGGTTGAAATTATTTGTTCAAATACCAAGCCAAAAGCACTATTACAGAGCCACACTTCACCATGCTAGGTTCTTTACCTAGGTGGGACAACTTGTGGAGTGAAACCAAAGGAGTCTATGATAAGGGTGGGCAAATGTTAGACGGTCAGTCTACCTTGGGATGCAGATACCCTCCACTTTATGGATCAAGGTATTCAGATGTCCTAGATATCTTCATTAAAGATGACAATGTCTGGGTCTCCATATGGAAACTCTCATGAATACCTCCTAGCTTAAGATGCATTGACTACAAGTGAGATCAAAGGTATGTTTACACCAATGGTAGCACAGAAACCTGAGTTCCAGACTTCCAGCTGCAGTTTATATGCTTTTCCATAACCAGGAGAGGCAATTCTTATCCTTGAATCTAGCAAATGCCAGGTAAGGAGGGgacttctttatcttttttcttcttcctcctttgaaCGATGGTGGCTGATCTAGTAGCTTTAGCAACACACTTGATAAGAGCAAGTAGCAAATCTGAGTTTTAAGAAttctaacagaaaataaaaacatatggGCTGAGTCTCATAAGGCAAGACTTAATTTCAATCTTCTGTTATGGAATTAACCTAATTCTCATCATGGGCTGTAGTATAAAGGAAGAAAGCTTCAAAACACCTTGCAAGTTCAGTGAGAAATCTTGAAAGAGCTAAGAATTTTGTATGTGTGGTCAAAGGTTTTGGATGCTGCTGTGGAGTAAAtggcaagaaagaggaaaaaattacagagaaaagaaatattgatGAAATATTATTCTGAAAGGAAACGCTGCATGTTTTCATTTCCCATTTAtggttaattttgtttttcaattcatttttt
This sequence is a window from Harpia harpyja isolate bHarHar1 chromosome 15, bHarHar1 primary haplotype, whole genome shotgun sequence. Protein-coding genes within it:
- the LOC128152188 gene encoding cysteine-rich venom protein piscivorin-like isoform X1; this encodes MILPVVFLCLTAVLPPSTGEEPEGFDALSTSKASQQKLIVDRHNTLRRGVKPTASNMLKMEWCPPAAKNAQEWASQCTLSHSPGNMRRTTVQCGENLFMSSAPFPWSDVIEAWYNEKKDFKYGTGAKTQGAVIGHYTQMVWYNSYQIGCAVAFCPNSKYKYFYVCQYCPMGNLQSSIQTPYKEGEPCGDCPNACENGLCTLEV
- the LOC128152188 gene encoding cysteine-rich venom protein piscivorin-like isoform X2, producing MILPVVFLCLTAVLPPSTGEEPEGFDALSTSKASQQKLIVDRHNTLRRGVKPTASNMLKMEWCPPAAKNAQEWASQCTLSHSPGNMRRTTVQCGENLFMSSAPFPWSDVIEAWYNEKKDFKYGTGAKTQGAVIGHYTQMVWYNSYQIGCAVAFCPNSKYKYFYVCQYCPMGNLQSSIQTPYKEGEPCGDCPNACENGLCKV